Below is a genomic region from Rhodospirillum centenum SW.
TCCGCCTGGGGCGCACCCTGGGGCGCACCCTGGGACGGACGTGAAAAAGGCGGCGGTCCCCCGCGGGACCGCCGCCTTTCATCATCCTGGGGCCGCAGGGCCGGTGGGGAGGTCAGCCCTCCTCCCCGTCCGCGTGGCCCTTGATGCGTTGGGCGAGCGCCGCCTGGAGGAAGCGGTCCAGGTCGCCGTCCAGCACGCCGCCGGAGTCGCTGGTCTCCACCCCGGTGCGCAGGTCCTTGACCATCTGGTAGGGCTGCAGGACGTAGGAGCGGATCTGGTGGCCCCAGCCGATCTCCGTCTTCGTCGCCTCCAGGGCCGCGGCCGCCTCCTCGCGCTTGCGCAGCTCCATCTCGTAGATGCGGGCCCGCAGCATGTCCCAGGCCTTGGCCCGGTTCTTGTGCTGGCTGCGCTCCTGCTGGCAGGCGACGACGATGCCGGTCGGCAGGTGGGTCAGGCGCACCGCCGAGTCGGTCTTGTTGACGTGCTGCCCGCCGGCACCGGACGAGCGGTAGGTGTCCACCTTCACGTCCTTCTCGTTGATCTCGACGACGATCCTGTCGTCGATCACGGGCGTGACGGAGACGGAGGCGAAGCTGGTGTGCCGGCGCGCCTGGCTGTCGAACGGGCTGATGCGGACCAGACGGTGGACGCCGGACTCCGTCTTCAGCCAGCCATAGCCGTTGTGGCCCTTGATCTGGATGGTGGCGGACTTGATGCCGGCCTCTTCGCCCGGCGTCTCGTCCAGCTCATCGACCTTGTAGCCGTGCTGCTCGGCCCAGCGGGTGTACATGCGCAGCAGCATGAGCGCCCAGTCCTGGGACTCGGTGCCGCCGGCGCCGGAGTTCACCTCCAGGAAGCAGTCGTTGGCGTCGGCCTCGCCGGAGAGCAGGCTCTCCAGTTCCATCTTGGCCGCCCGCTCCTTCAGCGCGGCGATCGTCTTCTCGGCGTCGGCGACCATCTCGGCATCGCCTTCGGCCTCGGCCAGCTCGATCAGCTCAAGGCTGTCACGCAGGTCGCGCTCCAGTTCCCTGGTGCCGGTCAGCGCGTTTTCGAGCTGGGTCTTCTCCCGCATCAGCTTCTGGGCGCGATCGGGATCGTTCCAGAGGTTCGGGTCTTCGGTCAGCGCGGTCAGTTCGTCGAGGCGGAAAAGGGATTTATCCCAGTCAAAGATGCCTCCTCAGCAGCGCCAAGGACTGGTTCACAGCCTCGGCGACCGCTTGGATCTCGGCCCGCATGGGGGTCTCCTGTCACCAATGGTCCAAATCAGGGGGCCTTAGATAGCGTGCCCTGCCCGGGATTTGAACCCCTGGTGCCTGCCGCGGCGGAAAAAGGCCCCCAAAAGAGAAGAGCGCGGCGCCACCACGGCGCCACGCCCTCCCCCGTCCGCCTGAACCCGGGGATCAGAAGCGGTAGCCGAAGCCCACGCCGATGATCCACGGATCGAGATCGACATCCGCCTTGATGCGGCTGGGCAGGCCGGCATCAATGGAGACATCGGTGCTCAGCCACAGCTTCTTCACGTCCAGGTTCAGCGACCAGCGCTCGTTCAGCGCGAAGTCCACGCCCGCCTGGAGCGCGAAGCCGAAGCTGTTGTCATAGTCGATGTCGCGCGCCGCGCCCTCATCGACATTGTAGAAGATGGTGTAGTTGACACCCAGGCCGATATAGGGGCTGACCTGCCCCTTGGGGTTGAAATGGTACTGCGCCGTCAGGGTCGGCGGCAGCAGCCAGACATCGCCCAGATCCACCTTGGCGCCCAGCGGCGTACCCGTGGCGTTCACATTGTGCGGGGTCGTGCCGAGGATCAGCTCGATGCCGACATTGTCGTTGAGGAAATAGGTGAAATCGAGTTCGGGGACGAAATGGTTGCCGACGTTCGCCTCGCCGGGAATGCCAGTACCGGCGA
It encodes:
- the prfB gene encoding peptide chain release factor 2 (programmed frameshift) yields the protein MRAEIQAVAEAVNQSLALLRRHLDWDKSLFRLDELTALTEDPNLWNDPDRAQKLMREKTQLENALTGTRELERDLRDSLELIELAEAEGDAEMVADAEKTIAALKERAAKMELESLLSGEADANDCFLEVNSGAGGTESQDWALMLLRMYTRWAEQHGYKVDELDETPGEEAGIKSATIQIKGHNGYGWLKTESGVHRLVRISPFDSQARRHTSFASVSVTPVIDDRIVVEINEKDVKVDTYRSSGAGGQHVNKTDSAVRLTHLPTGIVVACQQERSQHKNRAKAWDMLRARIYEMELRKREEAAAALEATKTEIGWGHQIRSYVLQPYQMVKDLRTGVETSDSGGVLDGDLDRFLQAALAQRIKGHADGEEG
- a CDS encoding OmpW/AlkL family protein; translated protein: MRGLAITAASCAAVALLAGVPAASAKEAGDLLVRVRGIYVVPDESSSLSLAGTGIPGEANVGNHFVPELDFTYFLNDNVGIELILGTTPHNVNATGTPLGAKVDLGDVWLLPPTLTAQYHFNPKGQVSPYIGLGVNYTIFYNVDEGAARDIDYDNSFGFALQAGVDFALNERWSLNLDVKKLWLSTDVSIDAGLPSRIKADVDLDPWIIGVGFGYRF